Proteins from a single region of Rhinolophus sinicus isolate RSC01 linkage group LG13, ASM3656204v1, whole genome shotgun sequence:
- the DET1 gene encoding DET1 homolog isoform X4, with translation MLKLLSETRDNPARDVIMDHHVATIKPRKIQNQNVIHRLERRRISSGKAGTHWHQVRVFHQNVFPNFTVVNVEKPPCFLRKFSPDGRYFIAFSSDQTSLEIYEYQGCQAAEDLLQGYEGEILSNGNDQRSVNIRGRLFERFFVLLHITSVAANGEHLNRECSLFTDDCRCVIVGSAAYLPDEPHPPFYEVYRNSESVTPNPRSPLEDYSLHIIDLHTGRLCDTRTFKCDKVVLSHNQGLYLYKNILAILSVQQQTIHVFQVTPEGTFIDVRTIGRFCYEDDLLTVSAVFPEVQRDSQTGMANPFRDPFINSLKHRLLVYLWRRAEQDGSAMAKRRFFQYFDQLQQLRMWKMQLLDENHLFIKYTSEDVVTLRVTDPSQASFFVVYNMVTTEVIAVFENTSDELLELFENFCDLFRNATLHSEVQFPCSASSNNFARQIQRRFKDTIVNAKYGGHTEAVRRLLGQLPISAQSYSGSPYLDLSLFSYDDKWVSVMERPKTCGDHPIRCPVHRSTCLSISGAYAVLCAVIGVRERTWPHRY, from the exons ATGCTTAAGCTGTTATCTGAAACACGAGATAACCCAGCAAG AGATGTGATAATGGATCACCATGTTGCCACCATCAAACCTCGGAAAATCCAGAACCAGAACGTCATTCACCGCTTGGAACGCCGGCGGATCAGTTCCGGCAAAGCGGGCACCCACTGGCACCAGGTCCGCGTGTTCCACCAGAACGTCTTCCCCAACTTCACCGTGGTCAACGTGGAAAAGCCTCCTTGTTTCTTGCGTAAATTCTCACCCGACGGGCGCtacttcattgctttttcttCAGACCAGACGTCCCTGGAAATCTACGAGTACCAGGGCTGCCAAGCGGCCGAGGACCTGCTGCAGGGCTACGAGGGGGAGATCCTGTCCAACGGCAACGACCAGCGCTCCGTCAATATCCGCGGGCGCCTCTTTGAACGCTTCTTCGTCCTGCTGCACATCACCAGCGTGGCGGCCAACGGGGAGCACCTGAACCGCGAGTGCAGCCTTTTCACCGACGACTGCCGCTGCGTCATCGTGGGCTCGGCCGCCTACCTCCCCGACGAGCCCCACCCTCCGTTTTACGAGGTGTATCGGAACAGTGAATCCGTGACCCCCAACCCGCGGTCCCCTCTGGAGGACTATTCCCTCCACATCATTGACCTTCACACGGGCCGCTTATGTGATACGCGTACCTTCAAGTGTGACAAAGTGGTCCTGTCGCACAACCAAGGCCTGTACTTGTACAAAAACATCCTGGCCATCTTGTCCGTGCAGCAGCAGACCATCCACGTCTTCCAGGTGACGCCTGAAGGCACTTTCATCGACGTGAGGACCATCGGCCGCTTCTGCTACGAGGACGATCTGCTCACCGTGTCCGCTGTGTTCCCCGAGGTGCAGCGGGACAGCCAGACAGGCATGGCCAACCCTTTCCGGGATCCCTTCATCAACTCCCTGAAGCACAGGCTGCTCGTGTACCTGTGGCGCCGGGCAGAGCAGGACGGGAGCGCCATGGCCAAGAGGCGCTTCTTCCAGTATTTTGACCAACTGCAGCAGCTGCGCATGTGGAAAATGCAGCTTCTGGACGAAAACCATCTGTTTATCAAGTACACTAGTGAGGATGTAGTCACGCTGAGGGTCACAGACCCTTCTCAG GCATCTTTCTTTGTGGTGTACAATATGGTGACAACAGAGGTGATCGCTGTGTTCGAGAACACGTCCGATGAGCTTCTGGAGCTCTTTGAGAACTTCTGTGATCTCTTCCGCAATGCGACGCTGCACAGTGAGGTCCAGTTTCCCTGCTCAGCTTCCAGCAATAATTTCGCAAGGCAGATCCAGCGCCG GTTTAAAGACACTATTGTGAACGCCAAGTATGGGGGGCACACGGAGGCCGTACGCCGCCTCCTGGGCCAGCTCCCCATCAGCGCCCAGTCTTACAGCGGCAGCCCCTACCTTGACCTGTCTCTGTTCAGCTACGACGACAAGTGGGTGTCGGTCATGGAGCGGCCCAAGACTTGCGGGGACCACCCCATCAG ATGTCCAGTTCACAGATCCACTTGTCTCTCCATCTCAGGAGCTTATGCTGTTCTGTGTGCTGTAATAGGCGTTAGGGAAAGGACCTGGCCTCATCGTTACTAG
- the DET1 gene encoding DET1 homolog isoform X3, which yields MDHHVATIKPRKIQNQNVIHRLERRRISSGKAGTHWHQVRVFHQNVFPNFTVVNVEKPPCFLRKFSPDGRYFIAFSSDQTSLEIYEYQGCQAAEDLLQGYEGEILSNGNDQRSVNIRGRLFERFFVLLHITSVAANGEHLNRECSLFTDDCRCVIVGSAAYLPDEPHPPFYEVYRNSESVTPNPRSPLEDYSLHIIDLHTGRLCDTRTFKCDKVVLSHNQGLYLYKNILAILSVQQQTIHVFQVTPEGTFIDVRTIGRFCYEDDLLTVSAVFPEVQRDSQTGMANPFRDPFINSLKHRLLVYLWRRAEQDGSAMAKRRFFQYFDQLQQLRMWKMQLLDENHLFIKYTSEDVVTLRVTDPSQASFFVVYNMVTTEVIAVFENTSDELLELFENFCDLFRNATLHSEVQFPCSASSNNFARQIQRRFKDTIVNAKYGGHTEAVRRLLGQLPISAQSYSGSPYLDLSLFSYDDKWVSVMERPKTCGDHPIRFYARDSGLLKFEIQAGLLGRPVSHTVRRLVAFTFHPFEPFAISVQRTNAEYVVNFHVRHCCT from the exons ATGGATCACCATGTTGCCACCATCAAACCTCGGAAAATCCAGAACCAGAACGTCATTCACCGCTTGGAACGCCGGCGGATCAGTTCCGGCAAAGCGGGCACCCACTGGCACCAGGTCCGCGTGTTCCACCAGAACGTCTTCCCCAACTTCACCGTGGTCAACGTGGAAAAGCCTCCTTGTTTCTTGCGTAAATTCTCACCCGACGGGCGCtacttcattgctttttcttCAGACCAGACGTCCCTGGAAATCTACGAGTACCAGGGCTGCCAAGCGGCCGAGGACCTGCTGCAGGGCTACGAGGGGGAGATCCTGTCCAACGGCAACGACCAGCGCTCCGTCAATATCCGCGGGCGCCTCTTTGAACGCTTCTTCGTCCTGCTGCACATCACCAGCGTGGCGGCCAACGGGGAGCACCTGAACCGCGAGTGCAGCCTTTTCACCGACGACTGCCGCTGCGTCATCGTGGGCTCGGCCGCCTACCTCCCCGACGAGCCCCACCCTCCGTTTTACGAGGTGTATCGGAACAGTGAATCCGTGACCCCCAACCCGCGGTCCCCTCTGGAGGACTATTCCCTCCACATCATTGACCTTCACACGGGCCGCTTATGTGATACGCGTACCTTCAAGTGTGACAAAGTGGTCCTGTCGCACAACCAAGGCCTGTACTTGTACAAAAACATCCTGGCCATCTTGTCCGTGCAGCAGCAGACCATCCACGTCTTCCAGGTGACGCCTGAAGGCACTTTCATCGACGTGAGGACCATCGGCCGCTTCTGCTACGAGGACGATCTGCTCACCGTGTCCGCTGTGTTCCCCGAGGTGCAGCGGGACAGCCAGACAGGCATGGCCAACCCTTTCCGGGATCCCTTCATCAACTCCCTGAAGCACAGGCTGCTCGTGTACCTGTGGCGCCGGGCAGAGCAGGACGGGAGCGCCATGGCCAAGAGGCGCTTCTTCCAGTATTTTGACCAACTGCAGCAGCTGCGCATGTGGAAAATGCAGCTTCTGGACGAAAACCATCTGTTTATCAAGTACACTAGTGAGGATGTAGTCACGCTGAGGGTCACAGACCCTTCTCAG GCATCTTTCTTTGTGGTGTACAATATGGTGACAACAGAGGTGATCGCTGTGTTCGAGAACACGTCCGATGAGCTTCTGGAGCTCTTTGAGAACTTCTGTGATCTCTTCCGCAATGCGACGCTGCACAGTGAGGTCCAGTTTCCCTGCTCAGCTTCCAGCAATAATTTCGCAAGGCAGATCCAGCGCCG GTTTAAAGACACTATTGTGAACGCCAAGTATGGGGGGCACACGGAGGCCGTACGCCGCCTCCTGGGCCAGCTCCCCATCAGCGCCCAGTCTTACAGCGGCAGCCCCTACCTTGACCTGTCTCTGTTCAGCTACGACGACAAGTGGGTGTCGGTCATGGAGCGGCCCAAGACTTGCGGGGACCACCCCATCAG GTTCTATGCCCGCGACTCTGGTTTGCTCAAGTTTGAGATCCAGGCTGGCCTCCTGGGCCGCCCCGTCAGCCACACCGTGCGACGTCTCGTTGCCTTTACCTTTCATCCCTTTGAGCCCTTTGCTATTTCTGTGCAGAGGACTAACGCTGAGTATGTTGTCAACTTCCACGTGCGACACTGCTGCACGTAG
- the DET1 gene encoding DET1 homolog isoform X1, giving the protein MLKLLSETRDNPARDVIMDHHVATIKPRKIQNQNVIHRLERRRISSGKAGTHWHQVRVFHQNVFPNFTVVNVEKPPCFLRKFSPDGRYFIAFSSDQTSLEIYEYQGCQAAEDLLQGYEGEILSNGNDQRSVNIRGRLFERFFVLLHITSVAANGEHLNRECSLFTDDCRCVIVGSAAYLPDEPHPPFYEVYRNSESVTPNPRSPLEDYSLHIIDLHTGRLCDTRTFKCDKVVLSHNQGLYLYKNILAILSVQQQTIHVFQVTPEGTFIDVRTIGRFCYEDDLLTVSAVFPEVQRDSQTGMANPFRDPFINSLKHRLLVYLWRRAEQDGSAMAKRRFFQYFDQLQQLRMWKMQLLDENHLFIKYTSEDVVTLRVTDPSQASFFVVYNMVTTEVIAVFENTSDELLELFENFCDLFRNATLHSEVQFPCSASSNNFARQIQRRFKDTIVNAKYGGHTEAVRRLLGQLPISAQSYSGSPYLDLSLFSYDDKWVSVMERPKTCGDHPIRFYARDSGLLKFEIQAGLLGRPVSHTVRRLVAFTFHPFEPFAISVQRTNAEYVVNFHVRHCCT; this is encoded by the exons ATGCTTAAGCTGTTATCTGAAACACGAGATAACCCAGCAAG AGATGTGATAATGGATCACCATGTTGCCACCATCAAACCTCGGAAAATCCAGAACCAGAACGTCATTCACCGCTTGGAACGCCGGCGGATCAGTTCCGGCAAAGCGGGCACCCACTGGCACCAGGTCCGCGTGTTCCACCAGAACGTCTTCCCCAACTTCACCGTGGTCAACGTGGAAAAGCCTCCTTGTTTCTTGCGTAAATTCTCACCCGACGGGCGCtacttcattgctttttcttCAGACCAGACGTCCCTGGAAATCTACGAGTACCAGGGCTGCCAAGCGGCCGAGGACCTGCTGCAGGGCTACGAGGGGGAGATCCTGTCCAACGGCAACGACCAGCGCTCCGTCAATATCCGCGGGCGCCTCTTTGAACGCTTCTTCGTCCTGCTGCACATCACCAGCGTGGCGGCCAACGGGGAGCACCTGAACCGCGAGTGCAGCCTTTTCACCGACGACTGCCGCTGCGTCATCGTGGGCTCGGCCGCCTACCTCCCCGACGAGCCCCACCCTCCGTTTTACGAGGTGTATCGGAACAGTGAATCCGTGACCCCCAACCCGCGGTCCCCTCTGGAGGACTATTCCCTCCACATCATTGACCTTCACACGGGCCGCTTATGTGATACGCGTACCTTCAAGTGTGACAAAGTGGTCCTGTCGCACAACCAAGGCCTGTACTTGTACAAAAACATCCTGGCCATCTTGTCCGTGCAGCAGCAGACCATCCACGTCTTCCAGGTGACGCCTGAAGGCACTTTCATCGACGTGAGGACCATCGGCCGCTTCTGCTACGAGGACGATCTGCTCACCGTGTCCGCTGTGTTCCCCGAGGTGCAGCGGGACAGCCAGACAGGCATGGCCAACCCTTTCCGGGATCCCTTCATCAACTCCCTGAAGCACAGGCTGCTCGTGTACCTGTGGCGCCGGGCAGAGCAGGACGGGAGCGCCATGGCCAAGAGGCGCTTCTTCCAGTATTTTGACCAACTGCAGCAGCTGCGCATGTGGAAAATGCAGCTTCTGGACGAAAACCATCTGTTTATCAAGTACACTAGTGAGGATGTAGTCACGCTGAGGGTCACAGACCCTTCTCAG GCATCTTTCTTTGTGGTGTACAATATGGTGACAACAGAGGTGATCGCTGTGTTCGAGAACACGTCCGATGAGCTTCTGGAGCTCTTTGAGAACTTCTGTGATCTCTTCCGCAATGCGACGCTGCACAGTGAGGTCCAGTTTCCCTGCTCAGCTTCCAGCAATAATTTCGCAAGGCAGATCCAGCGCCG GTTTAAAGACACTATTGTGAACGCCAAGTATGGGGGGCACACGGAGGCCGTACGCCGCCTCCTGGGCCAGCTCCCCATCAGCGCCCAGTCTTACAGCGGCAGCCCCTACCTTGACCTGTCTCTGTTCAGCTACGACGACAAGTGGGTGTCGGTCATGGAGCGGCCCAAGACTTGCGGGGACCACCCCATCAG GTTCTATGCCCGCGACTCTGGTTTGCTCAAGTTTGAGATCCAGGCTGGCCTCCTGGGCCGCCCCGTCAGCCACACCGTGCGACGTCTCGTTGCCTTTACCTTTCATCCCTTTGAGCCCTTTGCTATTTCTGTGCAGAGGACTAACGCTGAGTATGTTGTCAACTTCCACGTGCGACACTGCTGCACGTAG
- the DET1 gene encoding DET1 homolog isoform X5 codes for MLKLLSETRDNPARDVIMDHHVATIKPRKIQNQNVIHRLERRRISSGKAGTHWHQVRVFHQNVFPNFTVVNVEKPPCFLRKFSPDGRYFIAFSSDQTSLEIYEYQGCQAAEDLLQGYEGEILSNGNDQRSVNIRGRLFERFFVLLHITSVAANGEHLNRECSLFTDDCRCVIVGSAAYLPDEPHPPFYEVYRNSESVTPNPRSPLEDYSLHIIDLHTGRLCDTRTFKCDKVVLSHNQGLYLYKNILAILSVQQQTIHVFQVTPEGTFIDVRTIGRFCYEDDLLTVSAVFPEVQRDSQTGMANPFRDPFINSLKHRLLVYLWRRAEQDGSAMAKRRFFQYFDQLQQLRMWKMQLLDENHLFIKYTSEDVVTLRVTDPSQASFFVVYNMVTTEVIAVFENTSDELLELFENFCDLFRNATLHSEVQFPCSASSNNFARQIQRRFKDTIVNAKYGGHTEAVRRLLGQLPISAQSYSGSPYLDLSLFSYDDKWVSVMERPKTCGDHPIRPDLKR; via the exons ATGCTTAAGCTGTTATCTGAAACACGAGATAACCCAGCAAG AGATGTGATAATGGATCACCATGTTGCCACCATCAAACCTCGGAAAATCCAGAACCAGAACGTCATTCACCGCTTGGAACGCCGGCGGATCAGTTCCGGCAAAGCGGGCACCCACTGGCACCAGGTCCGCGTGTTCCACCAGAACGTCTTCCCCAACTTCACCGTGGTCAACGTGGAAAAGCCTCCTTGTTTCTTGCGTAAATTCTCACCCGACGGGCGCtacttcattgctttttcttCAGACCAGACGTCCCTGGAAATCTACGAGTACCAGGGCTGCCAAGCGGCCGAGGACCTGCTGCAGGGCTACGAGGGGGAGATCCTGTCCAACGGCAACGACCAGCGCTCCGTCAATATCCGCGGGCGCCTCTTTGAACGCTTCTTCGTCCTGCTGCACATCACCAGCGTGGCGGCCAACGGGGAGCACCTGAACCGCGAGTGCAGCCTTTTCACCGACGACTGCCGCTGCGTCATCGTGGGCTCGGCCGCCTACCTCCCCGACGAGCCCCACCCTCCGTTTTACGAGGTGTATCGGAACAGTGAATCCGTGACCCCCAACCCGCGGTCCCCTCTGGAGGACTATTCCCTCCACATCATTGACCTTCACACGGGCCGCTTATGTGATACGCGTACCTTCAAGTGTGACAAAGTGGTCCTGTCGCACAACCAAGGCCTGTACTTGTACAAAAACATCCTGGCCATCTTGTCCGTGCAGCAGCAGACCATCCACGTCTTCCAGGTGACGCCTGAAGGCACTTTCATCGACGTGAGGACCATCGGCCGCTTCTGCTACGAGGACGATCTGCTCACCGTGTCCGCTGTGTTCCCCGAGGTGCAGCGGGACAGCCAGACAGGCATGGCCAACCCTTTCCGGGATCCCTTCATCAACTCCCTGAAGCACAGGCTGCTCGTGTACCTGTGGCGCCGGGCAGAGCAGGACGGGAGCGCCATGGCCAAGAGGCGCTTCTTCCAGTATTTTGACCAACTGCAGCAGCTGCGCATGTGGAAAATGCAGCTTCTGGACGAAAACCATCTGTTTATCAAGTACACTAGTGAGGATGTAGTCACGCTGAGGGTCACAGACCCTTCTCAG GCATCTTTCTTTGTGGTGTACAATATGGTGACAACAGAGGTGATCGCTGTGTTCGAGAACACGTCCGATGAGCTTCTGGAGCTCTTTGAGAACTTCTGTGATCTCTTCCGCAATGCGACGCTGCACAGTGAGGTCCAGTTTCCCTGCTCAGCTTCCAGCAATAATTTCGCAAGGCAGATCCAGCGCCG GTTTAAAGACACTATTGTGAACGCCAAGTATGGGGGGCACACGGAGGCCGTACGCCGCCTCCTGGGCCAGCTCCCCATCAGCGCCCAGTCTTACAGCGGCAGCCCCTACCTTGACCTGTCTCTGTTCAGCTACGACGACAAGTGGGTGTCGGTCATGGAGCGGCCCAAGACTTGCGGGGACCACCCCATCAG
- the DET1 gene encoding DET1 homolog isoform X2, protein MRDVIMDHHVATIKPRKIQNQNVIHRLERRRISSGKAGTHWHQVRVFHQNVFPNFTVVNVEKPPCFLRKFSPDGRYFIAFSSDQTSLEIYEYQGCQAAEDLLQGYEGEILSNGNDQRSVNIRGRLFERFFVLLHITSVAANGEHLNRECSLFTDDCRCVIVGSAAYLPDEPHPPFYEVYRNSESVTPNPRSPLEDYSLHIIDLHTGRLCDTRTFKCDKVVLSHNQGLYLYKNILAILSVQQQTIHVFQVTPEGTFIDVRTIGRFCYEDDLLTVSAVFPEVQRDSQTGMANPFRDPFINSLKHRLLVYLWRRAEQDGSAMAKRRFFQYFDQLQQLRMWKMQLLDENHLFIKYTSEDVVTLRVTDPSQASFFVVYNMVTTEVIAVFENTSDELLELFENFCDLFRNATLHSEVQFPCSASSNNFARQIQRRFKDTIVNAKYGGHTEAVRRLLGQLPISAQSYSGSPYLDLSLFSYDDKWVSVMERPKTCGDHPIRFYARDSGLLKFEIQAGLLGRPVSHTVRRLVAFTFHPFEPFAISVQRTNAEYVVNFHVRHCCT, encoded by the exons ATGAG AGATGTGATAATGGATCACCATGTTGCCACCATCAAACCTCGGAAAATCCAGAACCAGAACGTCATTCACCGCTTGGAACGCCGGCGGATCAGTTCCGGCAAAGCGGGCACCCACTGGCACCAGGTCCGCGTGTTCCACCAGAACGTCTTCCCCAACTTCACCGTGGTCAACGTGGAAAAGCCTCCTTGTTTCTTGCGTAAATTCTCACCCGACGGGCGCtacttcattgctttttcttCAGACCAGACGTCCCTGGAAATCTACGAGTACCAGGGCTGCCAAGCGGCCGAGGACCTGCTGCAGGGCTACGAGGGGGAGATCCTGTCCAACGGCAACGACCAGCGCTCCGTCAATATCCGCGGGCGCCTCTTTGAACGCTTCTTCGTCCTGCTGCACATCACCAGCGTGGCGGCCAACGGGGAGCACCTGAACCGCGAGTGCAGCCTTTTCACCGACGACTGCCGCTGCGTCATCGTGGGCTCGGCCGCCTACCTCCCCGACGAGCCCCACCCTCCGTTTTACGAGGTGTATCGGAACAGTGAATCCGTGACCCCCAACCCGCGGTCCCCTCTGGAGGACTATTCCCTCCACATCATTGACCTTCACACGGGCCGCTTATGTGATACGCGTACCTTCAAGTGTGACAAAGTGGTCCTGTCGCACAACCAAGGCCTGTACTTGTACAAAAACATCCTGGCCATCTTGTCCGTGCAGCAGCAGACCATCCACGTCTTCCAGGTGACGCCTGAAGGCACTTTCATCGACGTGAGGACCATCGGCCGCTTCTGCTACGAGGACGATCTGCTCACCGTGTCCGCTGTGTTCCCCGAGGTGCAGCGGGACAGCCAGACAGGCATGGCCAACCCTTTCCGGGATCCCTTCATCAACTCCCTGAAGCACAGGCTGCTCGTGTACCTGTGGCGCCGGGCAGAGCAGGACGGGAGCGCCATGGCCAAGAGGCGCTTCTTCCAGTATTTTGACCAACTGCAGCAGCTGCGCATGTGGAAAATGCAGCTTCTGGACGAAAACCATCTGTTTATCAAGTACACTAGTGAGGATGTAGTCACGCTGAGGGTCACAGACCCTTCTCAG GCATCTTTCTTTGTGGTGTACAATATGGTGACAACAGAGGTGATCGCTGTGTTCGAGAACACGTCCGATGAGCTTCTGGAGCTCTTTGAGAACTTCTGTGATCTCTTCCGCAATGCGACGCTGCACAGTGAGGTCCAGTTTCCCTGCTCAGCTTCCAGCAATAATTTCGCAAGGCAGATCCAGCGCCG GTTTAAAGACACTATTGTGAACGCCAAGTATGGGGGGCACACGGAGGCCGTACGCCGCCTCCTGGGCCAGCTCCCCATCAGCGCCCAGTCTTACAGCGGCAGCCCCTACCTTGACCTGTCTCTGTTCAGCTACGACGACAAGTGGGTGTCGGTCATGGAGCGGCCCAAGACTTGCGGGGACCACCCCATCAG GTTCTATGCCCGCGACTCTGGTTTGCTCAAGTTTGAGATCCAGGCTGGCCTCCTGGGCCGCCCCGTCAGCCACACCGTGCGACGTCTCGTTGCCTTTACCTTTCATCCCTTTGAGCCCTTTGCTATTTCTGTGCAGAGGACTAACGCTGAGTATGTTGTCAACTTCCACGTGCGACACTGCTGCACGTAG